A window of Hymenobacter aerilatus contains these coding sequences:
- a CDS encoding helix-turn-helix domain-containing protein — MRKHLDMNVTDFARHVGIDRSRYTRIETGPNKPALDAIEAVAERIPTVSLDWLLTGNGEMLRESRSLAPMPKDPKPQQPQAVVESAELKEVKDDRDKWRKMALELMEELRSRPRRQLQATGTDGESFNSDNDAAVEQPVSMSVSWRAPETEEELAA; from the coding sequence TTGCGAAAGCACTTAGATATGAACGTGACCGACTTCGCGCGGCACGTTGGTATAGACCGCAGCCGCTACACGCGTATTGAGACTGGACCTAATAAACCGGCGCTTGATGCAATTGAAGCCGTGGCAGAGCGAATCCCAACCGTTAGCTTAGATTGGTTGCTTACTGGCAACGGTGAAATGCTGCGCGAGAGTCGCAGCCTCGCACCGATGCCGAAAGACCCCAAGCCCCAGCAGCCCCAGGCTGTGGTCGAATCTGCCGAACTAAAGGAAGTAAAGGACGACCGGGATAAGTGGCGCAAGATGGCGCTGGAGCTTATGGAAGAATTGCGTAGCCGCCCACGTCGGCAGTTGCAGGCCACGGGCACCGATGGCGAGTCTTTTAACTCGGACAACGATGCAGCAGTTGAGCAGCCCGTTTCTATGTCTGTCTCCTGGCGTGCGCCTGAGACGGAAGAAGAGCTGGCCGCTTAA
- the dnaN gene encoding DNA polymerase III subunit beta, whose translation MATVEKTLVATTSKFIASGAALLRVAQHAQLAAPKNQPIVPILENLLLSVAGSQLTFTGYDLEHRFTSCPLPIERRGTEDVHVCVRGRQLIDLLKNLPDQPLTLAVVSDESKYPSLHVHAVTDSLGFIPTHTATARYEMSGDPGHDYPAAHPMGKIATSFTLPGHVLLAALQATLPVTSRDELRPAMTGILVTVNAATIEFAATDGHRLVAITKDDEHVLSGEARSFILPHKAAELLLKLVNRAETIELLVGASQLLVKMERGELQVRLLDEKYPDYKKVIPADNPNMLTVHRVEMLAAIKRCQLFAPHTMHQVRFILSPAGCQVEAENKDEISKATESVPGTYEGADMTIGFNANFLRFFLEKMPCQSVRINMGRNNQPGVFTSADASDGLLCLLMPVMLTDYNAR comes from the coding sequence ATGGCAACTGTCGAGAAAACCCTTGTCGCTACCACTTCGAAATTCATTGCCTCTGGCGCCGCCTTATTACGTGTTGCGCAACATGCGCAGCTGGCCGCCCCAAAGAATCAGCCGATTGTACCCATTCTGGAAAACCTACTGCTGTCAGTTGCGGGCTCTCAGCTCACCTTCACGGGCTACGACCTGGAGCACCGCTTTACTTCCTGCCCCCTGCCGATTGAGCGCCGTGGCACCGAGGATGTACACGTGTGCGTGCGTGGCCGTCAGCTAATTGATTTGCTCAAAAACCTGCCCGACCAGCCCCTAACGCTAGCCGTGGTAAGCGACGAGAGCAAATACCCCTCGTTGCACGTGCATGCTGTGACCGACTCGCTGGGCTTTATTCCTACCCATACCGCAACCGCCCGCTACGAGATGAGCGGCGACCCGGGCCATGATTACCCCGCAGCTCACCCGATGGGCAAGATTGCGACCTCCTTCACCCTGCCCGGCCACGTACTGCTGGCCGCCCTGCAAGCTACGCTGCCTGTTACGAGCCGCGATGAGCTGCGCCCCGCTATGACGGGCATTCTCGTGACCGTAAACGCGGCAACGATTGAATTCGCGGCCACGGACGGGCACCGCCTGGTAGCCATCACAAAGGATGATGAGCACGTACTGAGCGGCGAAGCCCGCAGCTTTATTCTGCCCCACAAAGCGGCTGAACTACTGCTAAAGCTGGTCAACCGCGCCGAAACCATTGAGCTGTTGGTAGGCGCCTCACAACTGCTGGTGAAGATGGAGCGGGGCGAGTTGCAGGTGCGCCTACTTGATGAAAAGTATCCTGACTATAAGAAGGTCATCCCAGCCGATAACCCCAATATGCTCACCGTGCACCGGGTAGAGATGCTAGCGGCTATCAAGCGCTGCCAGCTCTTCGCTCCGCATACGATGCACCAAGTCAGGTTTATCCTCTCGCCTGCTGGCTGCCAGGTAGAGGCCGAAAATAAAGATGAGATCAGCAAGGCCACCGAGTCGGTACCGGGCACCTACGAGGGCGCAGATATGACCATTGGCTTCAACGCCAACTTCCTGCGCTTCTTCCTGGAAAAGATGCCCTGCCAGAGCGTGCGCATCAACATGGGCCGCAACAACCAACCGGGTGTGTTCACCTCCGCTGATGCCAGCGACGGGCTACTGTGCCTGCTGATGCCGGTGATGCTCACTGACTACAATGCGCGCTAA
- the mce gene encoding methylmalonyl-CoA epimerase: protein MLTNLEHLGLAVHDLSAATALYTKLLGVAPYKQEHVASEAVDTVFFKVGGSKIELLAGTSADSAITKYLLKKPEGIHHVAFEVDDIRAEMARLRAEGFVLLNEEPKRGADNKLVCFVHPKSAAGVLVELCQTIGNSEVVRSEIANGEVNYPSA from the coding sequence ATGCTCACGAATCTCGAACACCTTGGCCTAGCCGTCCACGATTTGTCGGCGGCCACGGCCCTCTACACAAAGCTGCTAGGCGTGGCGCCCTACAAGCAGGAGCACGTAGCCAGCGAAGCTGTAGATACCGTGTTTTTTAAGGTAGGCGGTTCCAAAATTGAGCTGCTGGCCGGTACGTCTGCTGATAGTGCCATCACCAAGTATCTGCTCAAAAAACCAGAAGGTATTCACCACGTGGCCTTTGAAGTAGATGATATCCGAGCTGAAATGGCGCGGCTGCGGGCCGAGGGCTTCGTACTGCTCAACGAGGAGCCCAAGCGCGGCGCCGACAACAAGCTCGTGTGCTTTGTGCACCCAAAAAGTGCTGCCGGCGTGCTAGTGGAGCTATGCCAAACGATAGGCAATAGTGAAGTAGTGCGTAGTGAAATTGCGAATGGTGAGGTGAACTATCCATCTGCCTGA
- a CDS encoding iron-sulfur cluster assembly scaffold protein: MAYSDKVIDHYSNPRNVGTLDKSKKNRRYWLGRRS; the protein is encoded by the coding sequence ATGGCTTACTCTGATAAAGTAATTGACCACTACAGCAACCCCCGCAACGTGGGCACGCTGGACAAAAGCAAAAAAAACCGTAGGTACTGGCTTGGTAGGCGCTCCTGA
- a CDS encoding HesB/IscA family protein, producing the protein MITVSDKAKDKIEHLMRDAELDATYRLRASVAGGGCSGLSYKLDFDNEVKPMDQEFEDKGVRVVVDMKSFLYLAGTELDFSDGLNGKGFYFDNPNASRTCGCGESFSV; encoded by the coding sequence ATGATTACCGTTTCTGACAAGGCAAAAGATAAAATCGAACATCTCATGCGCGATGCCGAACTAGATGCTACCTACCGGTTGCGTGCATCAGTGGCAGGCGGCGGCTGCTCGGGCCTGTCCTACAAGCTAGACTTCGACAACGAGGTGAAGCCCATGGACCAGGAGTTTGAGGACAAAGGCGTCCGGGTGGTAGTAGACATGAAAAGCTTCCTTTACCTAGCCGGCACCGAACTCGATTTCTCGGATGGGCTAAACGGCAAAGGCTTCTATTTCGACAATCCCAATGCCAGCCGTACCTGCGGCTGTGGTGAAAGTTTCTCGGTGTAA
- a CDS encoding IscS subfamily cysteine desulfurase, whose amino-acid sequence MLKLPIYLDNNATTPLDPRVLDAMIPFFTEVYGNAASRNHPFGWAAEEAVDYAREQIAQLINCDPKEIIFTSGATESDNLAIKGVFEMYSQKGNHVITATTEHKAVLDTCKHIEKLGGKVTYLPVNEQGLISLEDLEAAMTPETILVTIMYGNNETGTIQPIQEIAKIAHKHGALFMTDGTQAVGKIPVDVIADGIDLMAFTAHKMYGPKGVGALYVRRKSPRVKVTAQMDGGGHERGMRSGTLNVPGIVGFGKACELARLEMAQDAERLSKLRDHLEKELLTLEESYVNGSVERRLPHVANISFKYVEGEGLMMGVKDLAVSSGSACTSASLEPSYVLKALGLSDDLAHSSLRFGLSRFTTDEQIEYAIGHVKEAVTKLREMSPLWEMHKEGIDLNSIEWAEH is encoded by the coding sequence ATGCTCAAGCTACCTATCTACCTCGACAACAACGCCACTACCCCTCTCGACCCACGGGTGCTGGATGCCATGATACCGTTCTTCACAGAAGTATACGGCAATGCGGCGTCTCGCAACCATCCCTTCGGTTGGGCCGCTGAGGAGGCTGTGGATTACGCTCGCGAGCAAATCGCGCAACTGATCAACTGCGATCCAAAAGAAATTATCTTCACTTCGGGCGCTACTGAGTCGGACAACCTCGCTATCAAAGGCGTGTTCGAGATGTATTCTCAGAAGGGCAACCACGTCATCACGGCTACTACCGAGCATAAAGCAGTACTCGACACCTGCAAGCATATCGAAAAGCTGGGTGGTAAGGTTACTTACCTGCCCGTGAATGAGCAGGGCCTGATTAGCCTGGAAGACCTGGAGGCCGCCATGACACCCGAAACGATTCTGGTGACTATCATGTACGGCAACAACGAAACCGGCACGATTCAGCCCATCCAGGAAATCGCCAAAATTGCCCACAAGCACGGCGCGCTGTTCATGACCGACGGCACGCAGGCAGTAGGCAAGATTCCGGTAGACGTTATTGCTGACGGCATTGACCTGATGGCTTTCACGGCTCACAAAATGTACGGCCCCAAAGGGGTAGGCGCTTTGTACGTGCGGCGTAAATCGCCCCGCGTGAAGGTGACGGCCCAGATGGACGGTGGCGGCCACGAGCGTGGTATGCGCTCCGGCACGCTGAACGTACCCGGCATCGTAGGTTTCGGCAAAGCCTGTGAATTGGCCCGCCTCGAAATGGCCCAGGATGCTGAGCGCCTGAGCAAACTACGTGACCACCTCGAAAAAGAACTGCTGACGCTGGAAGAAAGCTACGTAAACGGTTCTGTGGAGCGCCGCCTACCCCACGTAGCCAACATCAGCTTCAAGTATGTAGAAGGCGAAGGCCTAATGATGGGTGTGAAGGACCTGGCTGTATCGTCGGGTTCGGCTTGCACGTCGGCCTCGCTGGAGCCTAGCTACGTGCTGAAGGCCCTCGGCTTGAGCGACGACTTGGCACACTCCTCGCTACGCTTCGGCCTGTCGCGCTTCACCACCGACGAGCAAATCGAATATGCTATCGGCCACGTAAAAGAAGCCGTGACTAAGCTTCGTGAGATGTCGCCACTGTGGGAGATGCACAAAGAAGGCATCGACCTTAACTCTATTGAGTGGGCAGAACACTAG
- a CDS encoding iron-sulfur cluster assembly scaffold protein: MRLQIEVDEATNTITDAKFKTFGCGSAIASSSLATEWLKGKTVDEALAIDNMEIVEELALPPVKIHCSVLAEDAIKSAINDYRVKNGLPALELEKSHH; this comes from the coding sequence ATGCGTCTGCAAATTGAGGTAGACGAAGCCACCAACACCATCACCGACGCTAAATTCAAGACGTTCGGCTGCGGCTCGGCTATTGCTTCTTCGTCGCTTGCTACGGAATGGCTGAAAGGCAAAACCGTAGACGAGGCACTGGCTATCGACAACATGGAGATTGTGGAAGAACTGGCGTTGCCGCCCGTGAAAATCCACTGCTCGGTGTTGGCTGAAGATGCCATCAAATCGGCCATCAACGACTACCGCGTGAAGAATGGCTTGCCAGCCCTGGAGTTGGAGAAGTCACACCACTAA
- a CDS encoding PBSX family phage terminase large subunit, which yields MSSTLDIRHTSVFTRNLEACQQPTTRIVVNQGGTRSSKTVSLVQLAIYLCLMEAGILISIVRETLPALTATVLRDFEEQLTTLGLFQVLDSHNKKDHLYTFPNGSQVEYFSIDDAQKIRGRKRDYLLANEANELRLDDWRQLIFRTSRVLFIDFNPSEEFHWIYDEVLPRPDCVFIQSTYLDNPFLPVSIMQEIRLLEAADPNYWRIYGLGERGAAGTTIFTHWQQVASVPPSAAHRRYGLDFGFNHPTSLVEVTETETARYWQQRLYQSHLTTPDLIEQLKVAVPNRREVIYADHARPEIIEDIRRAGFAIKEADKAVKAGIDEVKSKPLFVTADSVDLIKELRAYKWKTLRTGQILDEPVKLNDDAIDAGRYGTYSYALEHKVNTPIRHSQSFGAVRRR from the coding sequence ATGAGCAGTACCCTCGACATTCGCCACACCAGCGTATTCACGCGCAACCTTGAGGCTTGCCAGCAGCCCACCACGCGCATTGTGGTGAACCAAGGCGGCACCCGTAGCAGCAAGACGGTGAGCTTAGTACAGCTGGCTATCTACCTATGCCTGATGGAAGCGGGTATTCTCATCAGCATTGTGCGGGAGACGCTACCCGCGCTAACGGCCACGGTGCTACGTGACTTTGAGGAGCAGCTGACGACGCTGGGCCTGTTTCAGGTGCTGGACTCACATAACAAGAAGGACCACCTCTACACCTTCCCCAACGGCAGCCAGGTAGAATATTTCAGCATCGACGACGCGCAGAAGATCCGCGGCCGCAAACGCGACTACCTACTGGCTAATGAAGCCAACGAGCTACGCCTCGACGACTGGCGCCAGCTCATCTTCCGCACTAGCCGGGTGCTGTTTATTGACTTCAACCCCAGTGAGGAATTTCACTGGATTTATGACGAGGTGCTGCCCCGGCCGGACTGCGTGTTCATTCAAAGCACCTACCTCGACAATCCGTTCCTACCTGTCAGCATCATGCAGGAAATTCGCCTGCTGGAGGCCGCTGACCCCAACTACTGGCGCATCTATGGCTTGGGTGAACGGGGTGCCGCTGGCACCACCATTTTCACGCACTGGCAGCAGGTAGCTAGTGTGCCACCATCCGCCGCCCACCGTCGCTACGGGCTGGACTTTGGCTTCAACCACCCCACTAGCCTGGTGGAAGTAACGGAAACCGAAACGGCCCGCTACTGGCAGCAGCGGCTGTATCAGTCGCACCTCACAACACCCGACCTGATTGAGCAGTTGAAGGTGGCGGTACCGAACCGGCGGGAAGTCATCTATGCCGACCATGCCCGCCCCGAAATCATTGAGGACATCCGGCGCGCTGGCTTTGCCATCAAGGAGGCCGACAAGGCCGTGAAGGCGGGTATTGACGAGGTGAAAAGCAAGCCGCTGTTCGTCACGGCTGATAGCGTGGACCTGATCAAGGAACTACGGGCCTATAAGTGGAAAACGCTGCGCACCGGGCAGATTCTTGATGAGCCAGTGAAGCTCAATGATGACGCTATTGACGCGGGCCGCTACGGCACCTACTCCTACGCGCTGGAGCACAAAGTGAATACCCCTATCCGTCACTCCCAATCCTTC
- a CDS encoding DNA-methyltransferase, which produces MSSYNILAGDCINGLPTLAPSIVQTIITSPPYWGLRDYGIAPTEWPEISYAPMAGLPALVIPAMTCCLGLEATPEAFIGHLLHVFRLAAPALRKDGTAWVNLGDTYSGSRCGGNTGIIQGKQSGRGRAESVGARKQVLQAQTESRRRDRTAVPRSDVQVGGLQAKNLVGIPWRFALAMQADGWILRQDIIWHKPNPMPESTVDRCTKAHEYIFLFSKSKQYYFDHKAIAEPLASSSVARLAQDLEQQEGSARAYGGGAKLMKAVKRTSGNLERKPRPDAPESQVGNQMGSVPWVDADDLRNKRSVWSVATKPYSEAHFAVFPPALIEPCILAGSRPGDVVLDMFSGSGTTGQEALRHGRAYIGMEAKPENVKLHHKRMRGLQYQLLPTTP; this is translated from the coding sequence ATGAGCAGCTACAATATTCTCGCCGGCGACTGCATCAACGGCCTGCCGACCCTTGCCCCCAGCATCGTGCAAACCATCATCACCAGCCCGCCCTATTGGGGGCTGCGTGATTACGGCATTGCCCCGACTGAGTGGCCCGAAATCAGCTACGCCCCGATGGCGGGCCTGCCTGCGCTGGTGATACCCGCTATGACTTGCTGCCTGGGGCTGGAAGCTACGCCCGAAGCATTCATTGGGCACCTGCTGCATGTGTTTCGCTTGGCTGCCCCAGCGCTGCGCAAGGATGGCACGGCGTGGGTCAATCTGGGGGATACTTATAGCGGTAGCCGATGTGGCGGCAATACTGGCATTATTCAAGGCAAGCAGTCCGGCCGCGGGCGTGCTGAGTCGGTTGGGGCCCGCAAGCAAGTATTGCAGGCTCAAACGGAAAGCCGTCGCCGTGACCGTACGGCAGTACCTCGATCCGATGTACAGGTTGGAGGCCTCCAAGCGAAAAACTTGGTGGGTATTCCTTGGCGCTTTGCGCTAGCTATGCAGGCTGATGGGTGGATACTCCGCCAAGACATCATTTGGCACAAGCCCAATCCAATGCCGGAAAGCACAGTAGATCGGTGCACGAAGGCTCACGAGTACATCTTCCTATTCAGCAAGTCAAAGCAGTACTACTTTGACCACAAGGCAATAGCCGAGCCGTTGGCTTCATCTTCCGTTGCGCGACTCGCTCAGGATCTCGAGCAACAAGAGGGAAGTGCACGCGCCTACGGTGGCGGCGCAAAACTGATGAAGGCAGTTAAGCGCACCTCTGGCAATTTAGAGCGCAAGCCTCGGCCAGATGCGCCAGAATCTCAAGTAGGCAATCAAATGGGCTCTGTGCCTTGGGTAGATGCTGATGACCTGCGCAACAAGCGCTCAGTTTGGTCGGTGGCCACCAAGCCCTATAGCGAAGCTCACTTCGCTGTTTTCCCGCCGGCGCTGATTGAGCCCTGCATTCTGGCTGGCAGCCGCCCCGGCGACGTGGTGCTAGATATGTTCTCAGGCTCCGGAACCACCGGACAGGAAGCCCTGCGCCACGGCCGCGCCTACATCGGCATGGAAGCAAAGCCCGAGAACGTGAAGCTACACCATAAGCGCATGCGCGGCCTGCAATATCAATTACTGCCTACCACGCCATGA
- a CDS encoding helix-turn-helix domain-containing protein, translated as MSHRPNRFLHAESAGSPLTPITRPVMKLTPAELPLTLSADVLRLPYPPATRLVLAEIVSLHACNAGLCDASDPHFAARLSVNKDTVSVAIKLLEADGLISKVVVPVQGGKYRTLTPNPAAITAKAATNPYPDVEVNTRRNFRRVQDGNSGLHTPEIPVPHAGNSGFHKPEFPISQTGISGGNTSTTNIPIEHSIKPSSATHEAAVESEEVGQVAAEEIQVDPIRPAAQAPHTGGAAEPAPSKPAKKSRLPKAPRTSRPEVPFLESEYADYDTFAAAFVGTDYALANLRYYHEKISAWRQKGEVPRRKDWLATAKQFFLHDISSNSLVLDPSTQRAPAHAGARATRPGYVSRYDQ; from the coding sequence ATGAGCCACCGCCCGAACCGCTTCCTGCACGCCGAGAGTGCAGGAAGCCCGCTCACTCCGATTACCCGCCCCGTTATGAAGCTTACCCCTGCCGAGTTGCCCCTCACGCTAAGCGCCGATGTGCTGCGCTTGCCGTACCCACCGGCAACGCGGTTGGTGCTGGCGGAAATCGTCTCGCTGCATGCGTGCAACGCTGGCCTGTGCGATGCATCCGACCCACACTTTGCCGCTCGGCTGAGCGTCAATAAAGACACGGTGAGTGTGGCCATCAAGCTACTCGAAGCCGATGGCTTGATAAGCAAAGTAGTGGTACCCGTTCAGGGCGGCAAGTACCGGACGCTAACGCCCAACCCCGCCGCTATTACCGCCAAGGCTGCTACCAATCCCTACCCAGATGTGGAGGTAAACACACGCCGGAATTTCCGGCGTGTACAAGACGGAAATTCCGGTTTGCACACGCCGGAAATTCCGGTTCCACACGCCGGAAATTCCGGCTTCCACAAACCGGAATTTCCGATTTCACAAACCGGAATTTCCGGCGGTAATACTTCCACTACTAATATTCCAATAGAACATTCCATTAAACCTTCCAGTGCTACGCACGAGGCGGCGGTGGAAAGTGAAGAAGTTGGGCAGGTCGCAGCCGAAGAAATTCAAGTCGACCCTATCCGCCCAGCCGCTCAGGCTCCGCACACTGGGGGGGCGGCCGAGCCCGCGCCGAGCAAGCCCGCCAAGAAGAGCCGGCTACCCAAGGCGCCGCGCACCTCTCGGCCTGAAGTGCCCTTCCTCGAATCCGAGTACGCCGACTACGACACGTTCGCCGCAGCCTTCGTCGGCACCGATTACGCGCTGGCCAACCTGCGCTACTACCACGAAAAGATTTCGGCCTGGCGCCAGAAGGGAGAAGTACCCCGGCGCAAAGACTGGCTAGCCACCGCAAAGCAATTCTTCCTCCATGACATCTCTTCCAACAGCCTCGTCCTCGACCCAAGCACTCAGCGCGCCCCTGCCCACGCCGGAGCACGCGCTACTCGCCCTGGTTACGTCTCCCGGTACGATCAGTGA
- a CDS encoding L-threonylcarbamoyladenylate synthase, giving the protein MNLFQQEVEAAVDALLLQQVILYPTDTVWGLGCDAESTKAVERLYKLKGRPEGKPSIVLVADEAMFARYAATVPDNLAELLAAQERPTTYIVAASRHMAPQLVGPDGTVGLRIPRDEFCRKLVRRLGHGLVSTSANRSGEPTPAVYRDVDPQLNRGVDYVVSWRQDDDTRVAPSRVVRVLVDGSLETVRD; this is encoded by the coding sequence ATGAACCTATTCCAGCAAGAAGTAGAAGCAGCCGTAGACGCGCTGCTGCTGCAACAAGTCATTCTCTACCCCACCGATACGGTATGGGGCCTGGGCTGCGACGCCGAATCGACGAAAGCGGTGGAGCGGCTCTACAAGTTGAAGGGTAGGCCCGAGGGCAAGCCCAGCATTGTGCTGGTAGCCGATGAGGCCATGTTTGCCCGCTATGCTGCCACCGTGCCCGACAACCTGGCCGAGCTACTGGCCGCCCAGGAGCGGCCTACTACCTATATCGTGGCTGCCAGCCGGCATATGGCACCGCAACTGGTAGGGCCCGATGGTACGGTGGGCCTGCGCATTCCGCGCGACGAGTTTTGCCGCAAGCTAGTGCGCCGGCTGGGGCACGGACTGGTGTCTACATCGGCCAACCGAAGCGGGGAGCCGACGCCGGCCGTCTACCGCGACGTAGACCCGCAGCTAAACCGCGGTGTGGACTATGTGGTGAGCTGGCGCCAAGACGACGACACGCGAGTAGCGCCCTCGCGGGTGGTACGGGTGCTGGTAGACGGTAGTCTGGAAACAGTACGTGATTAG
- a CDS encoding CCA tRNA nucleotidyltransferase, with protein MNNPQLPDLPLFRTIAEAAGELGYPAYVIGGYVRDLVLSRPSKDVDVVCVGDGIRLAQAVGKKLPGRPRVTVFKNFGTAMLPTPEIEVEFVGARKESYRAESRKPEVEAGTLEEDLARRDFTINALGISLNPADFGALVDRYDGIGDIRRKTIRTPLDPDVTFSDDPLRMLRAIRFATQLDFDIEPDTYDAIARNKDRIKIVSQERITTELNKIILADTPSYGFKLLFQCGLLQLIFPKMAQLQGVERVGQHAHKDNFYHTLQVLDNVVATGADLWLRWAAILHDIAKPATKRFDKRVGWTFHGHEDKGARWVPQIFADLKLPLGEEMRMVQKLVRLHLRPIALVKEIVTDSAVRRLLFEAGDDIDHLMQLCRADITSKDHQRVARYLRNFDVVEEKLREVEEKDHLRNFKPVITGEIIMETFGLKPSREVGELKEAVLEAILDGRVRNEYDEAFPLLLELGEKKGLEVVKL; from the coding sequence ATGAACAATCCGCAGCTGCCCGACCTTCCCCTGTTTCGTACCATTGCTGAAGCCGCCGGCGAGCTGGGCTACCCCGCCTACGTGATTGGGGGCTACGTGCGCGACTTGGTGCTCAGCCGGCCGAGCAAGGATGTGGATGTGGTGTGCGTGGGCGACGGCATCCGGCTAGCGCAGGCCGTGGGCAAGAAGCTGCCAGGCCGGCCGCGCGTAACGGTGTTCAAAAACTTCGGCACGGCCATGCTGCCTACCCCCGAGATTGAGGTGGAGTTTGTGGGTGCCCGCAAGGAAAGTTACCGCGCCGAGAGCCGCAAGCCAGAGGTAGAAGCCGGCACGCTGGAAGAAGACCTAGCCCGCCGCGACTTCACGATCAATGCTTTGGGCATCAGCCTGAATCCGGCGGATTTTGGTGCGCTGGTAGACCGCTACGATGGCATAGGCGACATCCGGCGCAAGACCATCCGCACACCCCTCGACCCCGACGTTACATTCTCCGACGACCCGTTGCGCATGCTGCGCGCTATTCGGTTTGCTACTCAGCTTGATTTCGATATTGAGCCGGATACCTACGATGCCATTGCCCGCAACAAGGACCGCATCAAGATCGTGTCGCAGGAGCGCATCACCACAGAGCTGAATAAAATTATCCTGGCTGACACGCCCAGCTATGGATTTAAGCTGTTGTTTCAGTGCGGGTTATTGCAGCTGATTTTCCCGAAGATGGCCCAATTGCAAGGGGTAGAGCGGGTAGGGCAGCACGCGCACAAAGACAACTTCTACCATACCCTGCAAGTGCTCGACAACGTGGTGGCCACCGGCGCCGACCTGTGGTTACGCTGGGCGGCCATTCTGCACGATATTGCCAAGCCCGCCACCAAGCGCTTCGACAAACGCGTAGGCTGGACCTTCCACGGCCACGAGGACAAGGGTGCCCGCTGGGTACCGCAGATTTTTGCCGATCTGAAATTGCCCTTAGGCGAAGAGATGCGGATGGTGCAAAAGCTGGTGCGCCTGCACTTGCGGCCTATTGCGCTGGTTAAAGAAATCGTGACCGATTCGGCCGTACGGCGCCTGCTCTTCGAGGCCGGCGACGACATCGACCACCTCATGCAGCTGTGCCGCGCCGACATTACCAGCAAGGACCACCAGCGCGTGGCGCGCTACCTGCGCAACTTCGATGTGGTGGAAGAAAAACTACGCGAAGTGGAAGAAAAAGACCACTTGCGCAACTTCAAACCCGTCATTACCGGCGAAATCATCATGGAAACCTTCGGCCTGAAGCCCAGCCGCGAGGTAGGAGAGCTGAAGGAAGCCGTGCTGGAAGCCATCCTCGATGGCCGCGTGCGCAACGAGTATGACGAGGCCTTCCCGCTACTGCTGGAGCTGGGCGAGAAGAAAGGGCTGGAAGTGGTGAAGTTGTGA